AATGGCCCAGGTGCTGCTGCTTATGACGGTCGGCCACCCATAGCGAACAACGGCGTCCCATTTTCGCATCTGATCCTCTGTGTAGATGCCACTGCCCGTGTTGTTCATGGTTGGATTCTGTGTTCTGAATAGCTGGAGTACTTGAGGTTGAGGGGATATTTGATAGGATGAGCGGTAGAGTGCGGTGTCAAGTCAAATTGTTTCTTAGCAGAGAAACAAATGCATCAATTAATTATATGAGCCATTCTCTCCATCAGTTCAGCATTGATGGAGGCATTTCAGCTAAAGCGGCAACTTCCTCGACCCCCATCGTCAAATCAGCCTCGATACCACCCCATGACCTGTCGGCTGTCAGGATAAAGCGAACCTATCCAGGGGACGCAAGGCAGAGACAGAGAGGCGTATAAACTTTAACTGAAGCAACCAATCTCGTATCAGGCCAATGGCCGATACTAGTGTTAAAGTTAGGGCCTTGTTCAAACTCACGATTAAAGACGGAGAAACAAGAATCTGACAGCCGAGACATGGTTCTGCCAAGGCGTTTCCGGTTTTCTGGTGAGTGTGTAGAGTTTGTTTGTACCACAGGCCCTTTACATTATAATTCATCACCGAGTCCTACACTATGTACTACCTAGTATGCCGTGGCTCAGACTGGGGCGAGGGTCTCATCAGAACGACTGATTCCATCATGACGCAGCTCATCGCCCTCAGCGGGAACTGCTCAATTGCAAGACTACATAGGTATCTCACaaaaaatacctatataGCCACAAATATTTGGACATCGCGGTCGTAATGCCTACTCTTCCAGTGATACGGTGGAATTAGGCTGTGATCGCGTTGCCATTAAGCGCGAACCTCAGCAAGGGTGGCATCTTTCTTAACCACCAACAAACAAACTATCCGCAAAATCCTTATTTTGGGGCGagatttttcttattaggaTATCACGCAGACAGCTTTCATTCATGGGAAGACAGTTTCTTTGAGTTCACTCAGTGCTATTCAATGCCAAGTCCACTTCCGACCTAAGTTACCTAGCTCATGTGGCGAGAACAAGCTCAAAGGCCATTTTCCAAATTCGAGTGCAAGAGAAATTACTgtgtattaattaaaagtgaAGCATTCAGTTTGAATGTATTTCTCTCTCATAGAAACAATGCGGCGTCTCGGTCACTGTGTCGAGTACCGTTCATGGGTCTTCCCTCCCTAGGGTAGTTAGGTATCTGAACACTGTCAGTGAGCGATGCATATGCAGTGTTTTATCACTCATCACATCAATGTCTCACTTCAATGCGGGGATCTTGTATGGCAACTCAACTGTCTCTCCTACTAGTGTATGATATGATAGGTCGTGCATGGGTGGCTGAAATCACTAGTGATATGTCTGACCGGCTTTTGCATTCCTGCTGACGGGGTGCTATACATCTCGAAGTACCTGCACTCAATACGCATGCTCTCCAAGCTCTCGTAGCATTATGGTTGGCAATACCCTTGAATGGGAGAGTCGATGAGCTTAGAACTTCAGTATCTATCCCATGTAGGATGAACACAATCCTTGGACATATTTCTGAGTTTACGACCGCTGCAATTTGCGCCTCTCGTATGATTGGTGTGCATTGTTTACCCATTAGGTCTTACTCGATTTCAGCTCTGAAAGCGGGGAAGTAGGGCCTAGAAGCTCGACACGTCTCTCCCAGACCTGCCACTGGACGCATACTACATATGTGGCAGTCGCAAAGCTCCCCGGTTGGAGCACATTTGAGACATGGCAAGACCGGCACGCGGATTACGACCGTTTCGTGAATGATGGCTGAGTCGAAGAGGGGTAAAGCATTCTTCACACTGAGGGGTTGCTTGTGATGCCCAGCGACGTTGGGAAATCGAGTTCTCAACGATGGAATTCTGTGAGCAAGAAAAGCATATAAACTTGCTCAAACTACCGGCAACTGGCAAGATACTTTCAGCTTAGCAGCCCATTCTTCTATACTCCCGACTATTCTACTTGACTCACTACCTGAAATATGGCACCCACCATCCCTTCTCCAACCCCCATCATTGGCATCCAAAATCCAGGCGGCAAGCCTAGCCAGCGTCTTCCTGTCGACGTCTTTCAGAGAGATCACCCCATTGCCTTTGCTCTGTATGTTCAAGCTCTCGCTGCCTGGCAGGCCAACGGCAATGAGAAGTTTGACCAGGACAATGCCAATGGCACGAGCTATTTCCAAGTCGTCGGTGAGTGAACGGAATGCTATTGATACTCCGTAGGGGGAACTAATACCCCGTAGGCGTCCATGGCGTCCCTTACGTCCCATGGCAGCAAGACCCTACGGCCGAGACTGTAGCAAACATCGGCTACTGCACCCACCGAAGTGTCCTGTTCATCCCATGGCACCGACCATACCTGATGCTCTACGAGGTGAGAACTACATACTAATATTCTGTAAAGTATATTGACCCTGGAAGCAAATCATACACTCGTATGCCGAGGAGATCGCAAACAAGGCGACTGGATATGCTGCCAAGGCGTACAAGAAGGCCCTCCAAGATGTTCGGCTACCGTAAGTCTTGCCCTTCTCGTACTTTGACATTTTACTCAATTTCTTGAAGGTACTGGGACTGGGCCAGCGATCCTCACCTCCCCGCCGTCGTCATGTCCCCAACCATTACCCTCACCGTCCCCGGCGACTCTCCCAACTCCCAAAAgaagctcaacctcgaccacAACCCCCTGTACTCGTATAAATTCACATCCAAATTTGCCATCAATACAATCCAGGGCGAGATGGGCTGGGAGAAGACTGACGCTTGGGCCGAGTCTAAGCGCTGTCCCGACGCCGATGGTCAGAGCAACCAGGAGATCGCCAACGTCCAAGTTGGAACCTTCCATATCTTCAAGAGTCAGACGTTCCAGTCTCTCACTGCTGTCAAGGACTTCGATCAGTTCACTTGTCAGGCTTGGAGGCCCAAGGAAGTGCCACATGCATACAACTCCGTTGAGGGTATGCACAACAACATCCACAACTACACCGGTACCAACGACACGGTCTTGTATGATGAAAACACCAAGCGTCTTGGAAGCATGACGGACGTCCAAGCCAGCTCTTTCGATCCTGTCTTCTGGCTGCATCACGTCAACTGTGATCGCCTCACTGCTCTCTGGCA
This region of Fusarium falciforme chromosome 5, complete sequence genomic DNA includes:
- a CDS encoding Tyrosinase, which translates into the protein MAPTIPSPTPIIGIQNPGGKPSQRLPVDVFQRDHPIAFALYVQALAAWQANGNEKFDQDNANGTSYFQVVGVHGVPYVPWQQDPTAETVANIGYCTHRSVLFIPWHRPYLMLYEQIIHSYAEEIANKATGYAAKAYKKALQDVRLPYWDWASDPHLPAVVMSPTITLTVPGDSPNSQKKLNLDHNPLYSYKFTSKFAINTIQGEMGWEKTDAWAESKRCPDADGQSNQEIANVQVGTFHIFKSQTFQSLTAVKDFDQFTCQAWRPKEVPHAYNSVEGMHNNIHNYTGTNDTVLYDENTKRLGSMTDVQASSFDPVFWLHHVNCDRLTALWQALNPNCIINEWPSLNDRFVAKEGTNEGGTSNLEPWHKSSAHTMEDYYIANDTKELSSTFLGGYYYPETPLEYFRDPEQMKKYTTRKIYELYAPPNLRPPPLREGKGFKGIQPPVEANPGETTRQWQVFLRVKNFALTGTWAIHVFLGQLPDATEDWFLSENRVGTVTMLSNRSKQHCANCVKQDASGILVTGTVSLNEALEKRGIDVENKDAVIAYLKKELSWRAVKDTVNVPLTHDLSLTVGVSAQDVSIPHSPGQMPQWGESHVYPEITEGKDCGLSEGNRSKLHV